The sequence below is a genomic window from Mycobacterium spongiae.
GCCGCGCCTGGCCACCTAAGTCTCGGAGCCCAAGGGCAGCGACGGCTTGCGCCTGCCGGTGGCCGGTGGCATTCAACGGTTCGTCCGCAGGAAAGCGCGGAGCTGCCATCGCGTCGGTCTGCGCGTGCGACACGAGGATCAGCCGGACGACGTCGGTCACGCCGCGATGCTCGCCGCCCGCCCCGCGTCGGCGCGCTCCCCCAGCAACCGACCGGTGAGCATCCCAAAAACCAGCCCAATAGTTGCCCACAGCACCGCCTGGGTCCCCAGTGAAACCAACCGGAAATCGTAGAGGACGTCGGCAGGGAAGCCTCGGTAGATGATTACCCCCGAAGCGTCGCGCAACGGTCCAGGTGTCTCGCTGACGGTCGGCAGCACAACCATAACCACCGCAATTACCGCGACATAGGCGCCGACGGCGGTCAGGCCGGCATTCCATGCACCGAGTCTCGCAGCGAGCCGGCCAGCCAACCACAGCGCGCCCAAGGCCAGCACCACCGACGCCAGCACCATCACCAGGTACCACACGGTGCGCGAACCAATCGAGTCCGCTCGACCGACCGCCGGCGGATTGGGCGGGTACTTCACGAAGGGCACCAGGTACACAACCGCAAATGCGCCGGCAGCGAGGCGGATCGACAAGGCCCGCGCTGTCACACCTTTGGTAGGCCCATAAACGCCATAGATGAGGCAGAAGGACACCGCGAACAACGCCCCAAGAGCAACGCCGAAAACCAGCACGCCAAAACCCAAACCGGCGTTTGCCTGGACGCCGCGAGAAAACAATTCGATGCCATGGTCGTGTACGCCTTGTGCGTGCGCGACTTCGGTACGACCGTCCTCAAACTCGATCGCGCGGCCAATCACGGGCTCGGCCACCAGGCGGGCGAAGACAAACGCCAGCATGGCACCCATCGCCCCGGCCAGCACCCCGCGCGCGATGAGACGCTTCTCCATGGCTGCGGCTTAGTGGCAGGGGAATCCGAGCAGATGCCGCGCGTCGTGGAAGAACTCGTGTACGTGCGTGTCGTTGCCGAACAGCGATACTGCGCCCTGATCGATCCCGACAATGTACAGCGCCAGCAGTGCCATGAAGGCGGTGGCCGCCAGCCACAGCGCGGCGCTTGCCGCCGACAGATCTACCGTTGCGACTTGTGCTATCTGGGAATTCGCCACAGTCCACTCCTTCTGGGGATCTCGCGTCCCGCTCGGATGCTGACGCCGGGCACCGGGTCTGACTTTCGACAGTGGCGCGACCGTTCTGGAGTTTCACCAGATTCCGTTACCCGTCACAACACCCGTCAGTGTAAACCGCCTGGTCTCGGCGGTCGACGGATAGACCGGTCGATGAAGAGACCCGTCGATGAAGAGACGTCGTCCGGCTGGCTAGGTCCCGGCCGGTCCGGGACCACCCGCACTGTGCGCCCCCGCCTGGGCCAGATCCGGCTCCGACGGCGGCTTCCGGGTTCCGGTGAAGGTGAAGACCGCGTCTTCGCCGGCACTCTCGCCATCCCAGTTGTCCACGTCGACGGTGACGACCTGTCCCGGCCCGACCTCCTCGAAGAGGATCTTCTCCGAAAGCTGATCCTCGATCTCGCGCTGGATAGTGCGCCGCAGCGGGCGAGCACCCAGCACCGGGTCGAAGCCGCGCTTGGCCAGCAATGACTTGGCACTGTCGGTCAGCTCCAACGCCATGTCCTTGCTCTTCAGCTGGGCGGCGACCCGGCCGATCATCAGATCCACCATCCGGATGATCTCGTCGCGAGTCAGCTGGTGGAAGACGATGATGTCGTCGATGCGGTTGAGGAACTCCGGGCGGAAGTGCTTCTTCAGCTCGTCATTGACCTTCTGCTTCATCCGCTCGTAGTCGTTCTCACCGCCACTTTGGGAGAAGCCCAGACCTACGGGCTTGGAAATGTCGGAGGTGCCGAGGTTGGACGTAAAGATCAACACGGTGTTCTTGAAGTCGACCGTGCGACCCTGTCCATCGGTGAGCCGGCCATCTTCGAGAACCTGCAACAGGCTGTTGTAGATCTCCTGATGCGCCTTCTCGATCTCGTCGAACAGCACCACCGAGAACGGCTTGCGCCGCACCTTCTCGGTCAGCTGGCCGCCCTCCTCATAGCCGACATACCCGGGCGGCGCGCCGAACAACCGGGACGCGGTGAACCGATCGTGGAACTCGCCCATGTCGATCTGAATCAGCGCGTCATCGTCGCCGAACAAGAAGTTCGCCAACGCTTTGGACAGTTCGGTCTTACCGACGCCGGAAGGGCCGGCGAAGATGAACGAACCCGACGGGCGTTTGGGGTCCTTCAGCCCGGCACGGGTACGACGGATGGCCTTCGAGACAGCCTTGACGGCGTCCTCCTGGCCGATAATCCGCTTGTGCAGCTCATCTTCCATACGCAACAGCCGCGTGGTCTCGGCCTCAGTGAGCTTGAACACCGGGATACCGGTCCAGTTACCCAGCACCTCGGCGATCTGCTCGTCGTCGACCTCCGCGACCACATCCAGATCGCCTGAGCGCCATTGCTTTTCGCGTTCTGCCCGCTGAGCGACCAGTTGCTTCTCACGATCGCGCAGGCTGGCTGCCTTCTCGAAGTCCTGGGCGTCGATCGCCGATTCCTTCTCCCGTCGGGCATCGGCGATCTTCTCGTCGAACTCGCGCAGGTCGGGCGGCGCCGTCATGCGGCGGATTCGCATCCGGGCACCGGCCTCGTCAATCAGGTCGATGGCCTTGTCGGGCAGGAACCTGTCGTTGATGTAGCGGTCGGCCAGGGTGGCGGCGGCCACCATCGCCGAATCGGTGATCGACACCCGGTGGTGGGCCTCATACCGGTCCCGCAGGCCCTTGAGGATCTCGATAGTGTGCTCGACCGTCGGCTCGCCCACCTGGACCGGCTGGAAGCGGCGCTCTAGCGCGGCGTCCTTCTCGATGTACTTCCGGTATTCGTCGAGCGTGGTCGCACCGATGGTCTGCAGTTCACCACGAGCCAGCTTGGGCTTGAGGATCGAGGCGGCGTCAATTGCTCCCTCGGCGGCACCTGCTCCGACCAGCGTGTGCAGCTCGTCAATAAACAGAATGATGTCACCGCGGGTGTTGATCTCCTTGAGCACCTTCTTCAGGCGTTCTTCGAAGTCGCCGCGGTATCTCGAACCGGCCACCAGCGAGCCCAGATCCAACGTGTAAAGCTGCTTGTCCTTGAGTGTCTCGGGAACCTCGCCATGCACGATGTCCTGCGCGAGCCCTTCGACCACGGCCGTCTTGCCCACGCCCGGCTCGCCGATCAACACCGGGTTGTTCTTGGTCCGCCGGGAGAGCACCTGCATCACCCGCTCGATTTCCTTCTCGCGGCCGATGACTGGGTCCAGCTTGCCTTCCATCGCGGCAGCCGTCAGATTGCGGCCGAACTGATCGAGCACCAGTGAGGTCGAGGGCGAGCCGGACTCTCCTCCCCTACCTCCAGTACCGGCTTCGGCCGTCTCTTTACCTTGATAGCCGGAGAGCAGCTGGATTACTTGCTGGCGCACCCGGGTCAGCTCGGCGCCCAGCTTGACCAGCACCTGGGCCGCTACGCCCTCGCCTTCGCGGATGAGGCCAAGCAGGATGTGCTCGGTGCCGATGTAGTTGTGGCCAAGCTGCAGCGCCTCGCGCAGGCTCAACTCGAGCACCTTCTTGGCGCGCGGCGTGAACGGGATGTGTCCCGACGGCGCCTGCTGGCCCTGTCCGATGATCTCTTCGACCTGGCTGCGGACACCCTCGAGCGAGATCCCCAGCGACTCCAGGGACTTGGCCGCCACACCTTCACCTTCGTGAATCAGACCCAGAAGAATGTGCTCGGTGCCGATGTAGTTGTGGTTGAGCATCCTGGCCTCTTCCTGCGCCAGGACGACGACCCTGCGGGCACGATCGGTAAATCGCTCGAACATCGGTGGCTACCTGCTCTCCCTTGCCTTCGGCACTGTGGTCGGCCCGGAACCCTTCCAGCTCGGACCATGCGTACCTGGTCTCCACTGTAATGGTCGCCCTGCCAGGGTTCCTAACCTCGCGGTGCCTCGCGGCTCCAGCCGTTAAGCCACACCCCAGTGTTGCGCACCGTGGTGAAACCCTGCTCAAGACGCTGTTCAAACAGCGGCAAATAGATAACGAGGAAAACCACCAAAACGTTTCCTGCACCAACTGGCGATCAGTTCGCCACCAGCGAAAACGAAAAGTACCGGCGCCCAGGCTTGCCTGGGCGCCGGTAGACGATTCCCTAGCTGGCCCCTAGGTGGCCGCGTGGAAAGCGTCGATGATGTCAGCCGGGATACGGCCACGCGTCGACACGTTGTGCCCATTGCGACGAGCCCATTCCCGGATCGCGGCGCTCTGCTCGCGATCAATCGCGCCGCGGCCACGGCCAGAGGCCGAACGCCCGCGCCGACGACCGCCGACCCGACGACCCGCTTCCACCCATTGCTTCAGGTCGCCGCGAAGTTTCGCGGCATTCTTGGTCGAAAGATCAATCTCATAGGTCACCCCGTCAAGCCCGAATTCGACCGTTTCGTCGGCGGCTCCCGCACCGTCGAAATCATCGACCAAGGTGACGGTCACTTTCTTCGCCATTGGCTTACCCTCGCGTTTCTTCCTGTGCAGTTCCTGTGCAGTACGGATATACTCCCCGCGCACCAATCTGCCACAGGAACGCACAATATTCAATCCAGACACAACACGCGCAGTTCAGTTGGAGTGAGGACGAACAATCGGGAACAAAACTGTCTCCCTAATCGACAGGCCAGTCAAAACCATCAACAAGCGATCGATGCCCATTCCGGTTCCGGTGCACGGTGGCATCCCGTACTCAAGAGCTACCAGAAAATCCTCGTCAAGGACCATCGCTTCGTCATCACCAGCAGCCGCAGCTCGGGCCTGATCAGCGAACCTATCTCGTTGCACGACAGGATCGGTCAATTCCGAGTATCCCGTGGCCAGTTCGACACCGTGCAGGTAGAGGTCCCACTTCTCGGTCACACCGCCGATGCTCCGGTGCTGACGGGTCAATGGCGTTGTCTCCACGGGAAAATCCTTCACAAAAGTGGGCGCGCTCAGACTCTGGCCCACCGTGTGCTCCCACAGTTCCTCGACAAGTTTGCCGTGACCTAGGACACGGTTTCCAGTAATCACTGTGTCTTTCTTCAGGCCTACATCTTTCTCGAGGCCGACATCTTTCTCCAGGCCGACGTCTTTCTCCAGGCCGAATCGATCGGCGATCTCCCGTAAGCGGCCGACCGACGTCTGCGGTGTGATCTCTTCGCCGAGCGCCGCCGACAGCGACGGGTACATTTGTATCGTGTCCCATTCTCCGTCGATGTCGTAGACACTGCCATCGGGCATCGGCAGTTGTCTGGTTCCGATCGCCTCGTCGGCTACCTCTTGAATAAGTTCCCGGGTGACACGTGCTGAATCGTCATACGTTCCGTAGGTCTGGTATGTCTCCAACATCGAGAATTCGGGGGAATGGGTGGAATCAGCACCTTCGTTTCGGAAGACGCGATTAACCTCGAAGACCTTGTCGAAACCACCGACGATGCAGCGCTTGAGGAACAGCTCCGGGGCAATCCGCAGGTAAAGATCGATGTCGAGGGCGTTCGAATGGGTGACGAACGGCCGAGCCGCCGCGCCACCGGCCAGTGTCTGCAGCATAGGGGTCTCGACCTCAAGAAACCCACGGCGCTCCAGCCCCGCCCGGATCGCGCGGATAACGGCAACCCGCCGGCGGGCAACCGATCGCGCTTGGGGGCGCACGATCAGGTCAACATAGCGTTGCCGCACCCGCGACTCTTCACTCATTTCCCTGTGGGCAACCGGCAGCGGTCGCAGCGCCTTGGCGGCGAGCCGCCAGGTGTCGGCCAGGACGGACAGCTCGCCTCGGCGTGAGCTGATGACCGTGCCGTGCACGTAGACGATGTCGCCCAGATCCACGTCGGCTTTCCACGCGTCAAGAGCACCCTGACCGACCTTGTCCAGGCTGATCATCACCTGCAGCTGGGCGCCATCACCGTCCTGAAGCGTCGCAAAGCACAATTTCCCCGAGTTGCGCGCGAACATCACCCGACCCGCGACGCCGACGACGTCATCGGTCGCCGAGTCGACGGGCAGGTCGGTGTGCGCGGCGCGCACTTCGGCCAGGGTGTGGGTGCGTTCGATCGCGACGGGGTATGGGTCGTCACCTGCTGCCAGCAAGCGAGCTCGCTTG
It includes:
- a CDS encoding CbtA family protein yields the protein MEKRLIARGVLAGAMGAMLAFVFARLVAEPVIGRAIEFEDGRTEVAHAQGVHDHGIELFSRGVQANAGLGFGVLVFGVALGALFAVSFCLIYGVYGPTKGVTARALSIRLAAGAFAVVYLVPFVKYPPNPPAVGRADSIGSRTVWYLVMVLASVVLALGALWLAGRLAARLGAWNAGLTAVGAYVAVIAVVMVVLPTVSETPGPLRDASGVIIYRGFPADVLYDFRLVSLGTQAVLWATIGLVFGMLTGRLLGERADAGRAASIAA
- a CDS encoding CbtB domain-containing protein; its protein translation is MANSQIAQVATVDLSAASAALWLAATAFMALLALYIVGIDQGAVSLFGNDTHVHEFFHDARHLLGFPCH
- the clpC1 gene encoding ATP-dependent protease ATP-binding subunit ClpC; this encodes MFERFTDRARRVVVLAQEEARMLNHNYIGTEHILLGLIHEGEGVAAKSLESLGISLEGVRSQVEEIIGQGQQAPSGHIPFTPRAKKVLELSLREALQLGHNYIGTEHILLGLIREGEGVAAQVLVKLGAELTRVRQQVIQLLSGYQGKETAEAGTGGRGGESGSPSTSLVLDQFGRNLTAAAMEGKLDPVIGREKEIERVMQVLSRRTKNNPVLIGEPGVGKTAVVEGLAQDIVHGEVPETLKDKQLYTLDLGSLVAGSRYRGDFEERLKKVLKEINTRGDIILFIDELHTLVGAGAAEGAIDAASILKPKLARGELQTIGATTLDEYRKYIEKDAALERRFQPVQVGEPTVEHTIEILKGLRDRYEAHHRVSITDSAMVAAATLADRYINDRFLPDKAIDLIDEAGARMRIRRMTAPPDLREFDEKIADARREKESAIDAQDFEKAASLRDREKQLVAQRAEREKQWRSGDLDVVAEVDDEQIAEVLGNWTGIPVFKLTEAETTRLLRMEDELHKRIIGQEDAVKAVSKAIRRTRAGLKDPKRPSGSFIFAGPSGVGKTELSKALANFLFGDDDALIQIDMGEFHDRFTASRLFGAPPGYVGYEEGGQLTEKVRRKPFSVVLFDEIEKAHQEIYNSLLQVLEDGRLTDGQGRTVDFKNTVLIFTSNLGTSDISKPVGLGFSQSGGENDYERMKQKVNDELKKHFRPEFLNRIDDIIVFHQLTRDEIIRMVDLMIGRVAAQLKSKDMALELTDSAKSLLAKRGFDPVLGARPLRRTIQREIEDQLSEKILFEEVGPGQVVTVDVDNWDGESAGEDAVFTFTGTRKPPSEPDLAQAGAHSAGGPGPAGT
- the lsr2 gene encoding histone-like nucleoid-structuring protein Lsr2; translation: MAKKVTVTLVDDFDGAGAADETVEFGLDGVTYEIDLSTKNAAKLRGDLKQWVEAGRRVGGRRRGRSASGRGRGAIDREQSAAIREWARRNGHNVSTRGRIPADIIDAFHAAT
- the lysS gene encoding lysine--tRNA ligase, with the protein product MSAADKEAGVDLPEQLRIRRDKRARLLAAGDDPYPVAIERTHTLAEVRAAHTDLPVDSATDDVVGVAGRVMFARNSGKLCFATLQDGDGAQLQVMISLDKVGQGALDAWKADVDLGDIVYVHGTVISSRRGELSVLADTWRLAAKALRPLPVAHREMSEESRVRQRYVDLIVRPQARSVARRRVAVIRAIRAGLERRGFLEVETPMLQTLAGGAAARPFVTHSNALDIDLYLRIAPELFLKRCIVGGFDKVFEVNRVFRNEGADSTHSPEFSMLETYQTYGTYDDSARVTRELIQEVADEAIGTRQLPMPDGSVYDIDGEWDTIQMYPSLSAALGEEITPQTSVGRLREIADRFGLEKDVGLEKDVGLEKDVGLKKDTVITGNRVLGHGKLVEELWEHTVGQSLSAPTFVKDFPVETTPLTRQHRSIGGVTEKWDLYLHGVELATGYSELTDPVVQRDRFADQARAAAAGDDEAMVLDEDFLVALEYGMPPCTGTGMGIDRLLMVLTGLSIRETVLFPIVRPHSN